One Nitrosopumilus sp. genomic region harbors:
- a CDS encoding inositol monophosphatase family protein produces MEIIEILREASDRIYENVKHLAGTDHAAGDFGIGAGGDVSRNIDIVAEKTVLDYLKEINFECIVLGEECGRVDLSENPKGYVIMDAIDGSANAVRGVPFFCSSLAFATEDKLSSITDGVITNLDNGDTYWASKNKGSFFNDVKIQVHNKDPIYKIIGINTSGASKELMRRMDAIFENHNHHTRHFGANALEMAFFARGYMDIFIDLRDKIRIQDIAAGYLIVKEAGGLLLDANLKPLDADLSYETRVSFIAASNQEILNEIMSHINEC; encoded by the coding sequence ATGGAAATAATTGAAATCCTACGAGAAGCATCAGATAGAATTTATGAAAATGTAAAACATCTTGCAGGAACAGATCATGCTGCAGGAGATTTTGGAATTGGTGCAGGCGGAGATGTTTCAAGAAATATCGATATTGTTGCAGAGAAAACAGTACTTGATTATCTTAAAGAAATTAATTTTGAATGTATTGTTCTAGGAGAAGAATGTGGAAGAGTTGATCTATCTGAGAATCCAAAAGGATATGTCATCATGGATGCAATTGATGGTTCTGCAAATGCAGTAAGAGGAGTTCCATTTTTTTGTAGTTCGTTAGCATTTGCAACTGAAGATAAACTTAGCTCAATTACTGATGGGGTCATTACTAATCTAGATAATGGGGATACATATTGGGCATCAAAAAACAAGGGTTCATTTTTTAATGATGTTAAAATTCAGGTACACAATAAAGATCCAATTTACAAAATAATTGGCATTAACACATCAGGTGCGTCAAAGGAATTGATGAGGAGAATGGATGCAATTTTTGAGAATCATAATCACCATACCAGACATTTTGGTGCAAATGCACTTGAGATGGCATTTTTTGCCAGAGGATATATGGATATTTTTATTGACTTAAGAGATAAGATTAGAATTCAAGATATCGCAGCAGGATATCTAATTGTAAAAGAGGCTGGAGGATTACTACTTGATGCAAACTTGAAACCACTTGATGCAGATCTGAGTTATGAAACAAGAGTTTCTTTTATTGCAGCTTCAAATCAAGAAATTCTTAATGAAATAATGTCACATATCAATGAGTGTTGA